The following proteins are encoded in a genomic region of Agromyces sp. CF514:
- a CDS encoding YihY/virulence factor BrkB family protein produces the protein MNARTSTGRGSGQGSGRNATDAAAPGGPPGATSPAPPLEDPTPLTARERFDELSSPLRDRLEEPISRVTTMTRRTMELFPVRVWRYFLAQNGFILSSGMSYQALFGIFAAIYVVFAVFGIWLTANDETLDAFVGLLNTYAPGLIGPQGIITDEDIDAIASSSSSALGITGGVALLGLAWTAIGWVTYTRIGVRSTFGLPKDERSYLLLKARDLLAGLSFGIVLIVAAALSVATTGFMQWLMSLIGLDPSSSWTAFFVQVGAVIVVFVIDTVALAVLFRFLSGAAMPWRRMVVGSLLGSAALSVMQLLGGFLITFASSNPLLATFAVFIALLFWFRMTSIVILVAASWIAVEASDANESLRELTPEQLEAERRAIEAQAAVTVARVRLREAEADAASANWLGGFRARRAVARAQLDLDEAQAAAERVRRPKRTLDV, from the coding sequence GTGAACGCGCGCACCTCGACCGGCCGCGGCTCCGGGCAGGGCTCGGGCCGGAATGCGACCGACGCCGCTGCTCCCGGCGGGCCTCCGGGAGCGACATCCCCCGCCCCTCCGCTGGAAGACCCGACGCCGCTGACCGCGCGCGAGCGGTTCGACGAGCTCAGCAGCCCGCTGCGCGACCGGCTCGAGGAGCCGATCAGCCGCGTCACGACGATGACGCGCCGCACGATGGAGCTCTTCCCGGTGCGGGTGTGGCGGTACTTCCTGGCGCAGAACGGCTTCATCCTCTCGTCGGGCATGAGCTATCAGGCGCTGTTCGGCATCTTCGCCGCGATCTACGTGGTGTTCGCCGTCTTCGGCATCTGGCTGACCGCCAACGACGAGACCCTGGACGCGTTCGTGGGGCTGCTCAACACCTACGCGCCGGGGTTGATCGGCCCGCAGGGCATCATCACCGACGAGGACATCGATGCGATCGCGAGCTCGAGTTCGAGCGCGCTCGGCATCACGGGCGGTGTGGCGCTGCTCGGTCTCGCCTGGACGGCGATCGGGTGGGTCACCTACACGCGCATCGGCGTGCGCAGCACCTTCGGGCTGCCGAAGGACGAGCGCTCCTACCTGCTCCTGAAGGCGCGCGACCTGCTCGCGGGCCTCAGCTTCGGCATCGTGCTCATCGTCGCCGCGGCGCTCTCGGTCGCGACCACCGGGTTCATGCAGTGGCTGATGAGCCTCATCGGGCTCGACCCGAGTTCGAGCTGGACGGCGTTCTTCGTGCAGGTCGGCGCGGTCATCGTCGTCTTCGTGATCGACACGGTCGCCCTGGCCGTGCTGTTCCGGTTCCTCTCGGGCGCCGCGATGCCGTGGCGGCGCATGGTCGTCGGCTCGTTGCTCGGGTCGGCCGCGCTCTCGGTCATGCAGCTGCTCGGCGGATTCCTCATCACCTTCGCGAGCAGCAATCCGCTGCTCGCGACCTTCGCGGTCTTCATCGCACTGCTCTTCTGGTTCCGCATGACGAGCATCGTGATCCTCGTGGCCGCGAGCTGGATCGCCGTCGAGGCCTCCGATGCGAACGAGAGCCTGCGCGAGCTCACTCCCGAGCAGCTCGAGGCCGAGCGCCGAGCGATCGAGGCCCAGGCGGCGGTCACCGTCGCACGCGTGCGCCTTCGCGAGGCGGAGGCGGATGCCGCGTCGGCGAACTGGCTCGGCGGGTTCCGCGCGCGGCGGGCCGTCGCCCGCGCGCAGCTCGACCTCGACGAGGCCCAGGCCGCAGCCGAGCGGGTGCGGCGCCCGAAGCGCACGCTCGACGTCTGA
- a CDS encoding exodeoxyribonuclease III has translation MPSTSRLRVASVNVNGVRAAYRRGMGEWLEARDVDLLALQEVRASTEDLQGLLGDEWSILHDPATAKGRAGVAIASRRRATIHRVELGAHDFDSAGRWLEADYEVGDRIVTLVSAYVHSGEVDTPKQVEKFKFLDAMQARLPELAAHSELALVVGDLNVGHRTLDIKNWKGNVKRAGFLPEERAYFDRFVGAEGSDDHGLGWVDVGRRFAGDVDGPYTWWSWRGKAFDNDSGWRIDYQLATPALAELVTDYTVDRAATYDARFSDHSPVVVDYAI, from the coding sequence ATGCCTTCGACCTCCCGTCTCCGTGTCGCCAGCGTCAACGTGAACGGAGTGCGAGCCGCCTACCGGCGCGGCATGGGCGAGTGGCTCGAGGCCCGCGACGTCGACCTGCTCGCGCTGCAGGAGGTGCGCGCCTCGACCGAGGACCTGCAGGGCCTGCTCGGCGACGAGTGGAGCATCCTGCACGACCCTGCCACCGCGAAGGGCCGCGCGGGCGTCGCGATCGCGAGCCGGCGACGTGCCACCATCCACCGGGTCGAGCTGGGCGCGCACGACTTCGACTCGGCGGGCCGCTGGCTCGAGGCCGACTACGAGGTCGGCGACCGCATCGTCACCCTCGTGAGCGCCTACGTGCACTCCGGCGAGGTCGACACCCCCAAGCAGGTCGAGAAGTTCAAGTTCCTCGACGCCATGCAGGCGCGCCTGCCCGAGCTCGCGGCGCACTCCGAGCTCGCGCTCGTCGTGGGCGACCTCAACGTCGGGCACCGCACGCTCGACATCAAGAACTGGAAGGGCAACGTCAAGCGCGCCGGCTTCCTCCCCGAGGAGCGCGCGTACTTCGACCGGTTCGTCGGCGCCGAGGGCTCCGACGACCACGGCCTCGGGTGGGTCGACGTCGGGCGCCGCTTCGCGGGCGACGTCGACGGCCCCTACACGTGGTGGTCGTGGCGCGGCAAGGCGTTCGACAACGACAGCGGCTGGCGCATCGACTACCAGCTCGCGACGCCCGCCCTCGCCGAGCTCGTCACCGACTACACGGTCGATCGCGCGGCGACCTACGACGCGCGCTTCTCCGACCACTCCCCCGTCGTCGTCGACTACGCGATCTGA
- a CDS encoding MIP/aquaporin family protein, which yields MLVLLGCGVVANVILAKTKGFGGGTLMINIGWGLAVFAGVVVSYASGAHLNPAVTLGLVANGATEFGQGVPVDGLSVLTYIGAQMIGAMLGAAFCWLAYKQHFDAEPDAATKLGVFSTGPAIRSYGWNLVTEIIGTFVLVFVIIGFTNGGTPAELGAIPVAFLVIAIGASLGGPTGYAINPARDLGPRIVHALLPIKGKGGSDWSYSWVPVVGPIIGGVLAGFAAIPLLPLLG from the coding sequence ATGCTCGTGCTCCTCGGCTGCGGCGTGGTCGCCAACGTCATCCTCGCGAAGACGAAGGGCTTCGGCGGCGGCACCCTCATGATCAACATCGGCTGGGGCCTCGCGGTCTTCGCCGGCGTCGTCGTCTCGTACGCGTCGGGCGCGCACCTCAACCCGGCGGTCACGCTCGGACTCGTCGCGAACGGCGCGACCGAGTTCGGCCAGGGCGTTCCCGTCGACGGCCTGTCGGTGCTCACCTACATCGGCGCGCAGATGATCGGCGCCATGCTCGGTGCGGCCTTCTGCTGGCTCGCGTACAAGCAGCACTTCGACGCCGAACCGGATGCCGCGACGAAGCTCGGCGTGTTCTCGACCGGCCCGGCGATCCGCTCCTACGGCTGGAACCTCGTCACCGAGATCATCGGCACGTTCGTGCTCGTCTTCGTCATCATCGGCTTCACGAACGGCGGTACCCCCGCCGAGCTCGGTGCGATCCCGGTCGCGTTCCTCGTGATCGCGATCGGCGCCTCGCTCGGCGGCCCGACCGGCTACGCCATCAACCCCGCTCGCGACCTCGGCCCCCGCATCGTCCACGCCCTCCTGCCCATCAAGGGCAAGGGCGGCAGCGACTGGTCGTACTCGTGGGTGCCGGTCGTCGGCCCGATCATCGGCGGCGTGCTCGCCGGTTTCGCAGCGATCCCGCTGCTGCCGCTGCTCGGCTGA
- a CDS encoding GNAT family N-acetyltransferase, which translates to MGAVVEPVELETPRLVLDLPVPSDADLVTRYCQDPLFEQYLTTPWPYEHAHAESFLGEHVPAGWTSGSELTWAIRTERGGPLLGVISVREAQHEIGFWMGSEHRGAGLMSEAANAVCEWVLSGGIGGASTVFWRAVEGNLGSAKVARSAGFRHIEPENPTVPTRDGRGTLPAWFGVRETVVDPRAEASWHGILGERS; encoded by the coding sequence ATGGGCGCCGTCGTGGAGCCCGTCGAGCTCGAGACGCCGCGACTGGTGCTCGACTTGCCGGTGCCGAGCGACGCCGACCTCGTCACCCGGTACTGCCAGGACCCGCTCTTCGAGCAGTACCTCACCACGCCGTGGCCCTACGAGCACGCGCACGCCGAATCATTCCTCGGCGAGCATGTGCCCGCCGGCTGGACCTCGGGCAGTGAGCTCACGTGGGCGATCCGCACCGAGCGCGGCGGCCCGCTGCTCGGGGTGATCAGCGTGCGCGAGGCGCAGCACGAGATCGGCTTCTGGATGGGCTCCGAGCATCGCGGCGCGGGGCTCATGAGCGAGGCCGCGAACGCGGTCTGCGAGTGGGTGCTCTCCGGCGGCATCGGCGGCGCTTCGACGGTGTTCTGGCGTGCCGTCGAGGGCAACCTCGGCTCGGCGAAGGTCGCCCGGTCCGCAGGATTCCGGCACATCGAGCCCGAGAACCCCACCGTTCCCACGCGCGACGGCCGCGGCACGCTGCCCGCCTGGTTCGGCGTGCGCGAGACGGTGGTCGACCCCCGCGCCGAGGCCAGTTGGCACGGCATCCTCGGTGAGCGGTCGTGA
- the glpK gene encoding glycerol kinase GlpK encodes MSDYILAIDQGTTSSRAIIFDKAGSIVSTGQLEHEQIFPKAGWVEHDAAEIWRNTGEVIGQALGKANLTRHDIAAVGITNQRETAVVWDKNTGEPVYNAIVWQDTRTQSIVDRLAADGGVERFKAKVGLPLATYFSGTKIVWILENVPGAREKAEAGDLLFGTTDTWVLWNLTGGVEGGVHATDVTNASRTLFMDLETLQWDDEILAAFDVPKSMLPEIRSSSEVYGVANEHSLLRETPIAGILGDQQAATFGQAAFEAGEAKNTYGTGNFLIFNTGTEIVHSKNGLLTTVGYKLGDEPVHYALEGSIAVTGSLIQWLRDNLGLISSASEVEELANSVEDNGGAYFVPAFSGLFAPYWRPDARGALVGLTRYVNKGHIARAALEAIAFQTRDVVEAVNADAGIDLSELRVDGGATSNDTLLQFQADILGVPVVRPVVAETTALGAAYAAGLAVGFWSGLDDLAKNWQEDRRWTPSMDEAERERLDRSWKKAVTKTLDWVDGDVA; translated from the coding sequence ATGAGCGACTACATCCTCGCGATCGACCAGGGCACCACCTCGTCGCGCGCGATCATCTTCGACAAGGCCGGATCGATCGTCTCGACCGGGCAGCTCGAGCACGAGCAGATCTTCCCGAAGGCGGGCTGGGTCGAGCACGACGCCGCCGAGATCTGGCGCAACACGGGCGAGGTGATCGGCCAGGCCCTCGGCAAGGCCAACCTGACCCGTCACGACATCGCCGCGGTGGGCATCACCAACCAGCGCGAGACCGCGGTCGTGTGGGACAAGAACACGGGCGAGCCCGTCTACAACGCGATCGTCTGGCAGGACACGCGCACCCAGTCGATCGTCGACCGGCTCGCAGCCGACGGCGGCGTCGAGCGCTTCAAGGCCAAGGTGGGCCTGCCCCTCGCGACCTACTTCTCGGGAACCAAGATCGTCTGGATCCTCGAGAACGTGCCCGGTGCGCGCGAGAAGGCCGAGGCGGGCGACCTGCTCTTCGGCACGACCGACACATGGGTGCTCTGGAACCTGACCGGCGGCGTCGAGGGCGGCGTGCACGCGACCGACGTGACGAACGCCAGCCGCACGCTGTTCATGGACCTCGAGACCCTGCAGTGGGACGACGAGATCCTCGCCGCGTTCGACGTGCCGAAGTCGATGCTGCCCGAGATCCGGTCCTCCTCCGAGGTATACGGCGTCGCCAACGAGCACTCGCTGCTCCGCGAGACGCCGATCGCCGGCATCCTGGGCGACCAGCAGGCCGCGACCTTCGGTCAGGCCGCCTTCGAGGCCGGCGAAGCGAAGAACACCTACGGCACCGGCAACTTCCTGATCTTCAACACGGGCACCGAGATCGTGCACTCGAAGAACGGGCTGCTCACGACCGTCGGCTACAAGCTGGGCGACGAGCCCGTGCACTACGCGCTCGAGGGGTCGATCGCGGTCACCGGATCGCTGATCCAGTGGCTGCGCGACAACCTCGGCCTCATCTCCTCGGCCTCCGAGGTCGAGGAACTCGCGAACAGCGTCGAGGACAACGGCGGCGCGTACTTCGTGCCGGCATTCTCGGGCCTGTTCGCTCCCTACTGGCGGCCCGACGCGCGAGGCGCGCTCGTGGGCCTCACGCGCTACGTGAACAAGGGGCACATCGCGCGTGCGGCACTCGAGGCGATCGCGTTCCAGACGCGCGACGTGGTCGAGGCGGTGAACGCCGACGCGGGCATCGACCTGAGCGAACTCCGCGTCGACGGCGGCGCCACGTCGAACGACACGCTGCTGCAGTTCCAGGCCGACATCCTCGGCGTGCCGGTCGTGCGTCCGGTGGTAGCCGAGACCACGGCGCTCGGTGCGGCGTACGCGGCCGGTCTCGCGGTCGGCTTCTGGTCGGGTCTCGACGACCTGGCCAAGAACTGGCAGGAGGACAGGCGTTGGACCCCGTCGATGGACGAGGCCGAGCGCGAGCGCCTCGACCGCAGCTGGAAGAAGGCCGTCACGAAGACCCTCGATTGGGTCGACGGCGACGTCGCGTAG
- the trpS gene encoding tryptophan--tRNA ligase: MNSARPVVFSGMQPSSDSLHLGNYLGALVNWVALQDDYDPIYCVVDLHAITVQQDPKLLHENVRRTAAQYLAAGVDLERSTLFVQSHVPAHAELAWVLSTITGFGEAGRMTQFKDKSAKQGADATTVGLFTYPVLMAADILLYGTNAVPVGDDQRQHLELTRDLAGRFNSRYGDTFVVPEALIPKESARIYDLQDPTSKMSKSAASEAGLVKLLDEPAITAKKFKSAVTDTGREVRYDRDEKPGISNLLDISSALTGRPIAEIEAVYDGRGYGDFKKDLAEIVVERLTPIRARTLELLDDPAELDRLLGVGADKAAERAETVLRTVYDRVGFVRRR; encoded by the coding sequence ATGAACTCCGCCCGCCCCGTCGTCTTCTCGGGCATGCAGCCCTCGAGCGACTCGCTCCATCTCGGCAACTACCTCGGCGCCCTGGTCAACTGGGTCGCGCTGCAAGACGACTACGACCCCATCTACTGCGTCGTCGACCTGCACGCCATCACCGTGCAGCAGGACCCGAAGCTGCTCCACGAGAACGTGCGCCGCACCGCGGCCCAGTACCTCGCCGCCGGAGTCGACCTCGAGCGTTCGACCCTCTTCGTGCAGTCGCACGTGCCGGCGCACGCCGAGCTGGCCTGGGTGCTCAGCACCATCACGGGCTTCGGCGAGGCCGGGCGCATGACCCAGTTCAAGGACAAGTCCGCCAAGCAGGGGGCCGATGCGACCACCGTCGGCCTCTTCACCTACCCCGTGCTCATGGCCGCCGACATCCTGCTCTACGGCACGAACGCGGTGCCCGTCGGCGACGACCAGCGCCAGCACCTCGAGCTCACCCGCGACCTCGCGGGCCGGTTCAACTCCCGGTACGGCGACACCTTCGTCGTGCCCGAGGCGCTGATCCCGAAGGAGTCCGCGCGCATCTACGACCTGCAGGACCCCACCTCGAAGATGTCGAAGTCGGCTGCCTCCGAGGCGGGCCTCGTGAAACTGCTCGACGAGCCGGCGATCACCGCGAAGAAGTTCAAGAGCGCGGTCACCGACACCGGTCGCGAGGTGCGCTACGACCGCGACGAGAAGCCGGGCATCTCGAACCTGCTCGACATCTCCTCGGCGCTGACCGGGCGCCCGATCGCCGAGATCGAGGCCGTGTACGACGGTCGCGGCTACGGCGACTTCAAGAAGGACCTCGCCGAGATCGTCGTCGAGCGGCTCACGCCGATCCGCGCGCGCACGCTCGAACTGCTCGACGACCCGGCCGAGCTCGACCGGCTCCTGGGCGTGGGGGCCGACAAGGCCGCCGAGCGTGCCGAGACCGTGCTGCGCACGGTCTACGACCGCGTCGGCTTCGTGCGCCGACGCTGA
- a CDS encoding HAD family hydrolase, translating to MTSLQHGTVVLFDLDDTLMAHREAVAGGIVQHMRERAYLADAAAAQRLWHELEERHYHAYLAGDLTFEGQRRARARDFALAHGEELDDPAAGVWFDRYFERYRDEWRLHDDALPALDELESRFPGVRLGIITNGEPDFQRAKLDRLGVSARFEHVVASGALGVTKPDRRIFAAAIELFSESAPVERAAYVGDRLRTDALGAADAGLVGVWLDRHDTQLDEDDATAVREAQVIVIPSLADLTSRLGKRWGAPAGDV from the coding sequence GTGACCTCCCTGCAGCACGGCACCGTGGTGCTCTTCGACCTCGACGACACGCTCATGGCTCACCGTGAGGCGGTCGCCGGCGGCATCGTGCAGCACATGCGCGAGCGCGCATACCTGGCGGATGCAGCGGCGGCCCAGCGCCTCTGGCACGAGCTCGAGGAGCGGCACTACCATGCCTACCTCGCGGGCGACCTGACCTTCGAGGGCCAGCGACGCGCCCGTGCGCGCGACTTCGCGCTCGCGCACGGCGAGGAGCTCGACGACCCCGCGGCCGGGGTCTGGTTCGACCGCTACTTCGAGCGCTATCGCGACGAGTGGCGACTGCACGACGACGCGCTGCCCGCGCTCGACGAACTCGAGTCCAGGTTCCCGGGCGTCCGGCTCGGCATCATCACGAACGGCGAACCCGACTTCCAGCGCGCGAAGCTCGACCGGCTCGGCGTCTCCGCCCGGTTCGAGCACGTGGTCGCCTCCGGCGCGCTCGGCGTCACGAAGCCCGACCGGCGCATCTTCGCGGCGGCGATCGAGCTGTTCTCCGAGTCCGCACCCGTCGAGCGGGCCGCCTACGTGGGCGACCGCCTGCGCACCGACGCGCTCGGCGCCGCCGACGCGGGCCTCGTCGGCGTGTGGCTCGACCGCCACGACACGCAGCTCGACGAAGACGACGCGACCGCGGTGCGCGAGGCGCAGGTCATCGTGATCCCGAGCCTGGCCGACCTGACGTCGCGTCTCGGCAAGCGGTGGGGCGCACCGGCGGGCGACGTCTGA